ATCTGATCGCCCGCATCAAGAACGCCGCCTCGCGCGGCCGGTCCAAGCTGACGACGCCGGCGTCGAAGATGCGCGCGCGCGTCCTCGACGTGCTGGCCGAGGAAGGCTACATCCGCGGCTACCAGCTGGTGCAGAAGCCCGGCGCGTTCCCGGAATTCGAGATCGAGCTGAAGTACTTCGACGGCCAGCCGGTCATCGTCGAGATCAGCCGCGTCTCCAAGCCCGGCCGC
The Phenylobacterium zucineum HLK1 genome window above contains:
- the rpsH gene encoding 30S ribosomal protein S8, producing the protein MVNDPIGDLIARIKNAASRGRSKLTTPASKMRARVLDVLAEEGYIRGYQLVQKPGAFPEFEIELKYFDGQPVIVEISRVSKPGRRVYSSIKDLKPVKNGLGISILSTPKGVMSDNAAREANVGGEVLCRVY